From a region of the Natronogracilivirga saccharolytica genome:
- a CDS encoding acyl-[acyl-carrier-protein] thioesterase, which yields MRKKKTMAYTHTYDIPYFLVDRHRKLRVTALMQFLEDMAIRHSEVCGVGLDHYEENQVAWVLAKWDITIHSYPGFNQQVHVTTQPVSFRNFFGFRQYKMKDDNGTLLAEASSLWIFIDLKKKKPVRVSEEMINAFGLTPDQNKPLPIKAPEAPEKKQYESRFAIRPGDIDTNKHANNIRFVEWALNTLPPELIDGKRATRVMVDYRKELLYGEEVFSFADFFEDKSGYISNHLISNGQKNACLLTFMWKET from the coding sequence GTGCGCAAAAAAAAAACGATGGCATATACTCACACCTACGACATCCCCTATTTTCTCGTCGACCGCCACAGAAAACTCCGCGTTACGGCACTGATGCAGTTCCTGGAAGACATGGCGATCCGCCACAGCGAAGTCTGCGGCGTCGGACTCGATCATTACGAAGAAAACCAGGTGGCATGGGTGCTTGCCAAATGGGATATCACCATTCACAGCTATCCGGGATTCAATCAGCAGGTTCATGTCACAACACAGCCGGTCTCCTTCCGGAATTTTTTCGGTTTTCGCCAGTACAAAATGAAGGACGACAACGGGACACTCCTTGCCGAGGCCAGCAGCCTCTGGATTTTTATCGATCTGAAGAAAAAAAAGCCGGTCCGTGTATCTGAAGAAATGATCAATGCATTCGGCCTGACGCCGGACCAGAACAAGCCGCTTCCCATCAAGGCCCCGGAGGCACCGGAAAAAAAGCAATATGAAAGCCGTTTTGCCATTCGCCCCGGCGACATAGACACAAACAAGCATGCCAACAACATCCGGTTTGTCGAGTGGGCGCTGAACACCCTTCCGCCCGAGCTGATCGACGGCAAAAGGGCCACCCGTGTAATGGTAGATTACCGCAAGGAGCTTCTTTACGGTGAGGAAGTATTTTCTTTTGCCGATTTTTTTGAAGACAAATCGGGTTATATTTCAAATCATCTCATTTCCAACGGTCAGAAAAATGCCTGCCTTCTGACATTCATGTGGAAAGAGACATAA
- a CDS encoding zinc-dependent metalloprotease: MTTKLLFRKITFALVFIFISFSHISSCAVFAPEDGVRQNSTSGAGDRPGRETSQSPDTAPSIPDYTESLEKKDGFFPLYLDEGSGSLYMEIPAERLGREFLYLNSMATGGGMNGPRLDRAQIGNEHIARFQRTGSGISLVLSNTQFVSTDPGQPQLARSVEESFPVSIVGSFDIVAETEGNYLIDATSYFLRDTFDVRRLFRARNLGNFSVETSRSHIHPAGTDAFPENTEVQAAITYTASDPAWRLRRHAPDGRSVTMRQHHSFVKLPDDNFRPREYDPRGGYLNISFYDYSKGFDEDLITRYAVRHRLEKKDPEAELSEPVEPIVYYLDPAIPEPYRTAFRDGMEWFNGVFEEAGFINAFELRDMPEDMNPMDARYNVVMWVHRSEAGASIGPTFRDPRTGEIIKAAVRMDSHRSLVNYNQYAGLIPALDAMEPFGSMDSEGAMEWMAGLDSEVDAEEFVMARRRQHAAHELGHTLGLAHNFAAESMGRASVMDYPAAKIRLRDGKLDLSRAYEPGPGAFDTLSIRWGYTQFDPDEEKEGLETIIQEGLDKDLYHISAPHTRPFGSYPKVHAWTRAEDPFRELEEAMEVRSFLMEHFDERAVRDGEPYSLLRERFAPVYVHHRFILSSMIKHIGGMEFRYALRGDGQEPTRLIPAEKQRKALQAVLETLHPDELAVPERIMKLMAPSPWGFNHDERSFTTPASPAADQLEYVRALTSRIFSEILLPQRTARVVSFHDRNPEMPALEEVLVTLYDHLFEFESGFDKAGRPAILRATQRMYIEELMSSAKNENSVSEARAATTWMLRMIAGHLDEKLEGLQTASGERDFKNYTDIAQYSQMKEDIGRFLQDGTFEPSVRPAPPMPDMFPLGG, translated from the coding sequence ATGACTACAAAATTATTATTCCGCAAAATCACTTTTGCGCTTGTTTTCATATTTATAAGCTTCAGCCACATCAGCTCATGTGCCGTTTTCGCTCCGGAAGACGGTGTCCGTCAAAACAGTACCAGCGGTGCCGGCGACCGGCCGGGCCGGGAAACATCACAATCGCCGGATACAGCTCCATCCATCCCGGATTACACCGAATCTCTTGAGAAAAAAGACGGATTTTTCCCCTTGTATCTGGATGAGGGCTCGGGCTCACTGTACATGGAGATTCCGGCTGAACGGCTGGGCCGGGAGTTTCTCTACCTGAACAGCATGGCAACCGGCGGCGGCATGAACGGCCCCCGCCTCGACCGGGCCCAGATAGGAAATGAGCACATCGCACGATTTCAGCGGACCGGATCCGGGATCAGCCTTGTTCTGTCCAACACGCAGTTTGTGTCAACCGATCCCGGTCAGCCGCAGCTGGCCCGGTCTGTCGAAGAGTCATTTCCCGTATCCATTGTCGGATCTTTCGACATCGTCGCCGAAACAGAGGGAAACTATCTCATCGATGCCACATCCTATTTCCTCCGGGATACCTTTGATGTCCGGCGGCTTTTCCGCGCCAGGAACCTCGGAAACTTCAGCGTGGAGACCTCCAGAAGCCACATCCACCCGGCCGGAACAGATGCGTTTCCGGAGAATACCGAAGTGCAGGCTGCGATCACATACACCGCCAGTGACCCGGCATGGCGCCTTCGCAGGCATGCGCCGGACGGACGCTCCGTGACCATGCGCCAGCACCACTCATTCGTGAAACTGCCGGATGACAACTTCCGTCCGCGTGAATATGACCCCCGGGGTGGCTATCTCAACATCTCTTTTTATGACTACTCCAAGGGGTTTGATGAAGATCTGATCACCCGTTATGCCGTCCGCCACCGGCTGGAGAAAAAGGATCCCGAAGCCGAACTCTCAGAGCCTGTTGAGCCGATCGTCTACTACCTGGATCCCGCCATTCCGGAGCCCTACCGCACCGCTTTCCGTGACGGGATGGAGTGGTTCAACGGAGTTTTTGAAGAGGCTGGGTTTATCAATGCATTTGAACTCAGGGATATGCCCGAAGACATGAATCCGATGGATGCCCGCTACAATGTAGTCATGTGGGTACATCGTTCCGAAGCAGGTGCCTCTATCGGACCGACATTCCGTGATCCCCGCACCGGAGAAATCATCAAGGCGGCAGTGCGGATGGATTCGCACCGGTCCCTGGTCAATTACAATCAGTATGCCGGATTGATCCCTGCACTGGATGCCATGGAGCCGTTTGGTTCTATGGACAGTGAGGGCGCAATGGAATGGATGGCCGGACTGGATTCCGAGGTGGACGCCGAAGAGTTCGTAATGGCCAGAAGGCGTCAGCATGCTGCCCACGAGCTTGGCCACACATTGGGACTGGCTCACAACTTTGCCGCCGAAAGCATGGGACGGGCATCCGTGATGGATTACCCCGCTGCAAAAATACGTTTACGCGATGGCAAACTTGACCTGAGCCGTGCCTATGAACCCGGACCCGGTGCTTTTGACACCCTTTCGATCCGTTGGGGATACACACAATTTGACCCTGATGAAGAGAAGGAGGGTCTGGAAACCATCATTCAGGAAGGACTGGACAAAGACCTGTATCATATCAGTGCACCGCACACCCGCCCGTTCGGATCCTATCCGAAAGTACATGCCTGGACCAGGGCTGAAGATCCGTTCAGGGAGCTTGAGGAGGCCATGGAAGTGCGGAGTTTTTTAATGGAGCATTTCGATGAGCGGGCCGTTCGGGATGGGGAACCCTATTCCCTTTTGCGTGAACGGTTTGCACCTGTCTATGTCCACCACCGGTTTATCCTCTCATCGATGATTAAACACATTGGGGGGATGGAGTTTCGTTACGCTCTGCGGGGAGACGGACAAGAACCGACGAGGCTGATTCCGGCGGAAAAACAACGAAAAGCGCTGCAGGCAGTTCTCGAAACGCTTCATCCCGACGAGCTTGCCGTTCCGGAGCGTATCATGAAACTGATGGCCCCCTCTCCGTGGGGATTCAATCATGATGAGCGGTCGTTTACAACACCGGCAAGTCCGGCCGCAGACCAGCTTGAATACGTACGTGCGCTCACGTCCCGCATATTTTCGGAAATCCTGCTGCCGCAACGCACGGCACGTGTTGTTTCATTTCATGACAGGAATCCCGAAATGCCTGCTCTCGAGGAGGTTCTTGTGACGCTGTATGATCATCTTTTCGAATTTGAGTCCGGTTTTGACAAGGCCGGTCGGCCCGCAATACTTCGCGCAACGCAGCGGATGTATATTGAGGAACTGATGAGTTCCGCAAAAAATGAAAATTCGGTATCCGAGGCCAGGGCTGCGACGACCTGGATGCTTCGCATGATTGCCGGACATCTGGATGAAAAACTGGAAGGGCTGCAAACCGCGTCCGGGGAACGGGATTTCAAAAATTATACAGATATCGCCCAATATTCTCAGATGAAAGAGGATATTGGGCGATTTCTGCAGGACGGAACATTCGAACCTTCGGTTCGTCCTGCTCCGCCCATGCCGGACATGTTTCCGCTTGGGGGATAA
- a CDS encoding undecaprenyl-diphosphate phosphatase codes for MVLWVAIVLGIVQGIFMFFPVSSTSHLALAQHFFIWTGQDMPSPDSAEMILFDLIVHVGTLVSIAVVFRNSLAKFLRDAINGFLATLRMKPSSKDLLFVKLSLLGLFSVAVTGIIGYPMKSQFENVFAHPLLMSLTLVITGLLLWWTDILPERKIGLREIGFGVALVIGVGQGLALIPGFSRSGLTIAFALFAGLKRRWAAEYSFFIAFPTILGATLLQAMEVVGYGSKITIGFPALATGFIVSALVGIAALYLVVHMLYKAKFRFFSYYVWCLALGIIVSHLIL; via the coding sequence ATGGTACTTTGGGTCGCTATTGTCCTTGGTATTGTTCAAGGGATTTTCATGTTTTTTCCGGTTAGTTCAACAAGTCATCTGGCTCTGGCACAGCACTTTTTTATATGGACCGGTCAGGATATGCCATCGCCGGATTCCGCTGAAATGATCCTGTTTGATCTTATTGTGCATGTTGGGACACTCGTTTCTATTGCTGTTGTGTTTCGGAATAGCCTGGCGAAATTTTTGAGAGATGCAATAAATGGTTTTCTTGCAACACTAAGAATGAAACCATCTTCAAAAGATCTGCTTTTCGTTAAACTCTCTCTCTTGGGACTCTTTTCTGTGGCAGTTACCGGCATAATTGGCTATCCGATGAAGTCGCAGTTTGAAAATGTATTTGCGCACCCACTATTGATGAGTTTGACGCTTGTGATTACTGGGCTGCTTTTGTGGTGGACAGACATTCTGCCTGAACGAAAAATTGGACTACGTGAAATTGGCTTTGGTGTTGCACTTGTAATAGGAGTTGGCCAGGGGTTAGCTTTGATACCCGGATTCAGCCGCAGTGGACTGACTATAGCATTTGCACTTTTTGCGGGACTAAAAAGACGGTGGGCTGCTGAATACAGTTTCTTTATCGCATTTCCAACAATCCTTGGGGCAACCTTACTGCAGGCTATGGAGGTTGTTGGTTATGGGAGCAAAATTACAATTGGATTTCCAGCTCTTGCAACCGGATTTATTGTATCAGCGCTTGTCGGTATTGCAGCCCTGTATCTCGTTGTTCATATGCTTTATAAGGCAAAATTCCGTTTTTTTTCCTACTATGTTTGGTGTCTGGCGCTCGGAATCATCGTATCTCATTTAATATTATGA
- a CDS encoding undecaprenyl-diphosphate phosphatase, producing MDIIQAILLGLLQGITEFLPVSSSGHLALGRALLGRDLEPGITFEIVVHFGSFCSIVVYFRKKIWEILTDIFKSFSPSGIRSKRFISDGNTQLSYIILLSMIPAGLVGFTMKENIEAIFLNPFFVSCMLLVTGTLLFSTKFVGNPEKDVDVKRGILVGVAQAFAILPGISRSGSTISVSLFSGMSRQKAANFSFLMVLPVLAGAMLLEMIEIAETGIEMTAVISLFAGYLTSFVSGYFALKYLIILLKKEKFHYFAYYCWTVGIVGIFYFF from the coding sequence ATGGATATTATTCAGGCAATATTGCTTGGACTACTGCAAGGTATTACGGAATTTTTGCCGGTCAGCAGTTCCGGTCATCTTGCTCTGGGCAGAGCTTTACTTGGAAGGGATCTTGAGCCCGGCATTACATTCGAAATTGTCGTGCATTTTGGATCCTTCTGCAGCATTGTGGTTTATTTCCGCAAAAAAATATGGGAAATACTCACTGATATTTTCAAGAGTTTTTCACCCTCCGGGATACGAAGCAAGCGATTTATAAGCGATGGCAACACACAACTGAGCTATATAATCCTGTTGAGTATGATACCTGCCGGACTTGTTGGCTTTACCATGAAAGAAAATATTGAGGCGATTTTTCTAAATCCCTTTTTTGTTTCTTGCATGCTACTGGTAACCGGTACGCTTTTGTTTTCAACAAAGTTTGTGGGCAATCCTGAGAAAGATGTGGATGTAAAACGAGGCATACTGGTCGGAGTAGCTCAGGCTTTTGCCATTCTTCCTGGAATCAGCCGCTCAGGGTCTACCATATCAGTGAGTTTATTTAGTGGAATGAGCAGGCAAAAGGCGGCCAATTTTTCATTTTTAATGGTGCTTCCGGTACTCGCTGGTGCCATGTTGCTCGAAATGATAGAAATTGCAGAAACCGGAATTGAAATGACTGCTGTTATCAGTCTGTTTGCAGGATACCTGACTTCCTTTGTTTCAGGATATTTTGCTCTTAAATATCTCATTATACTGCTTAAAAAAGAGAAGTTTCATTACTTTGCTTACTACTGCTGGACCGTCGGGATTGTCGGCATTTTTTATTTTTTCTGA
- a CDS encoding serine hydrolase — translation MDKFPITPWFLLLVISVTGWLAACGEERDPLPGEPPSGLTSFIEEHKTDWDIPGMAVAIVHEDSVVYARGFGVTHLDDPEPVDEQTIFGVASISKAFTAAALGLLVEEGLISWDDPVAEHLPDFELYDPRITDELTIRDALSHRSGLGRMIGNRLQFMTNRDRDELIYRLRYLEPEKPFREGYVYNNMMYLVAGEIIPAVTGQSWDDFVAERFFGPLGMERSNTSVTQIDEDDNAAWPHQEIRGEVVPIPRRNFDNAGPAASINTSVKELAQWVRLHLGEPGIYDGERLISRDIMKEMHSAQTIIPVDEMYGDLRAYGLGWFIQSYEGKRIDRHGGGTDGMTTSLVLMPERDLGIIVVTNTFSGFRDVVTNKIMDHYLGLEETDWNSIILERYEERYREQAAERDTIHQLRQQDVPPSLEPDRFTGSYFDNLYGELEVLMDDEDNLVLKFWDDEELMADLQHWEGDRYRAHWHNPAQREKFVEFVLGRRAVVEGIDVTFNLRPNMIQVGAYPSDYTRTVRYEKVE, via the coding sequence ATGGATAAATTTCCGATTACTCCGTGGTTTCTTTTACTTGTGATTTCAGTAACAGGATGGCTCGCAGCCTGCGGGGAGGAGCGTGATCCCCTTCCCGGCGAGCCGCCATCCGGACTGACATCGTTCATTGAGGAGCATAAAACCGACTGGGATATTCCCGGCATGGCAGTTGCCATCGTACACGAAGACTCGGTGGTATATGCCCGGGGTTTCGGTGTAACACATCTTGATGATCCCGAACCGGTTGATGAACAGACAATTTTCGGTGTGGCATCCATCAGCAAGGCCTTTACTGCGGCTGCACTGGGACTGCTGGTCGAGGAAGGCCTGATCAGCTGGGATGACCCCGTAGCGGAACACCTGCCGGACTTTGAGCTGTATGATCCGCGCATCACCGATGAGCTGACCATCCGCGACGCACTTTCACACCGGAGCGGGCTCGGCCGCATGATCGGCAACCGGCTGCAGTTCATGACAAACAGAGACCGTGACGAGCTGATATACCGGCTGCGGTATCTTGAACCCGAGAAGCCGTTCCGAGAAGGATATGTTTACAACAACATGATGTATCTTGTGGCCGGGGAGATTATTCCGGCCGTTACCGGACAATCCTGGGATGATTTTGTAGCCGAACGCTTCTTCGGTCCGCTCGGAATGGAGCGAAGCAACACTTCCGTCACACAAATCGATGAAGATGACAATGCCGCCTGGCCCCATCAGGAAATCAGGGGAGAGGTGGTACCCATACCCCGGCGGAATTTCGACAATGCGGGTCCGGCCGCATCGATCAACACCAGTGTCAAAGAGCTGGCGCAGTGGGTCCGGCTGCATCTCGGGGAACCCGGAATCTACGATGGAGAAAGGCTGATCAGTCGTGATATCATGAAAGAAATGCATTCCGCACAAACGATCATACCGGTTGACGAAATGTACGGTGACCTGCGTGCTTACGGACTTGGCTGGTTTATTCAGTCGTACGAAGGCAAGCGCATCGACCGGCATGGTGGCGGAACCGATGGAATGACCACCTCGCTGGTACTGATGCCGGAGCGGGATCTGGGTATCATCGTTGTCACCAATACCTTTTCCGGTTTTCGCGATGTAGTGACCAACAAGATCATGGACCATTATCTGGGTCTTGAAGAGACCGACTGGAACAGCATCATCCTCGAGCGTTACGAAGAAAGATACCGCGAGCAGGCGGCTGAACGAGACACCATCCATCAGCTCAGGCAGCAGGATGTTCCCCCGTCACTTGAACCGGACCGTTTCACCGGAAGCTACTTCGACAATCTCTACGGTGAACTTGAGGTGCTTATGGATGATGAGGATAACCTTGTGCTGAAATTTTGGGATGACGAGGAGCTCATGGCTGATCTTCAGCACTGGGAGGGTGACCGGTACAGGGCTCACTGGCACAATCCCGCCCAGCGGGAGAAGTTTGTGGAGTTTGTGCTCGGACGGCGTGCGGTGGTCGAAGGCATCGATGTCACATTCAATCTGCGACCGAATATGATTCAGGTAGGTGCTTACCCCTCGGATTACACGCGGACAGTGCGGTACGAAAAAGTGGAGTAA
- a CDS encoding slipin family protein: protein MQTLFNLTDLITWVVVIVIFLGIVLPQMFKIMREYERAVVFRLGKFYMTKGPGLIILIPFIDKIERVDLRVLTINVDKQEIITKDNVTVHVDAITFFRVVDAEKAIINVEQYHAATTWLAQTTLRSVLGQAELDELLAERDKINRQIQEIIDQHTDAWGIKVVTVEVRDVVLPESMQRAMAQQAEMERERRAKVINAQGEFQAAAKLVEAGKMIEQTPVALQLRFLQTMSEIGDESSTHTFLPIPMNFLEAFKPTIQDASGKKATANVDPGDMDMDDPGIETKSSGKKSGGSESGQSGKKSGGSRKKSGGGSKEE from the coding sequence ATGCAAACACTATTTAATCTAACCGACCTGATTACCTGGGTTGTTGTTATCGTTATTTTCCTGGGAATTGTCCTGCCTCAGATGTTCAAAATCATGAGGGAATATGAGCGGGCCGTGGTTTTTCGTCTTGGAAAATTCTATATGACCAAAGGACCCGGACTTATCATTTTGATCCCTTTTATTGATAAGATTGAGCGCGTTGATCTCCGTGTTCTTACCATAAATGTGGATAAGCAGGAAATTATTACTAAAGACAATGTCACGGTTCATGTTGATGCCATCACTTTTTTCCGGGTCGTGGATGCCGAGAAAGCAATCATTAACGTTGAACAGTATCACGCTGCAACGACATGGCTGGCTCAGACAACCCTCAGAAGCGTTCTGGGTCAGGCCGAGCTGGATGAATTGCTCGCTGAGCGGGACAAAATCAACAGACAAATTCAGGAGATCATTGACCAGCATACCGACGCCTGGGGAATAAAAGTGGTCACTGTGGAAGTCCGGGATGTTGTCCTTCCTGAATCCATGCAGCGTGCGATGGCTCAGCAGGCCGAAATGGAGCGTGAACGACGCGCCAAGGTCATTAACGCACAAGGTGAATTCCAGGCCGCAGCCAAGCTTGTGGAAGCAGGTAAAATGATCGAACAAACCCCGGTGGCTCTTCAGCTGCGATTCCTGCAGACCATGTCAGAAATCGGTGATGAAAGCTCCACACACACCTTCCTGCCAATACCGATGAATTTCCTGGAAGCATTCAAGCCGACCATCCAGGATGCATCCGGGAAAAAAGCTACGGCGAATGTGGATCCCGGAGACATGGATATGGATGATCCCGGTATAGAAACGAAATCTTCCGGCAAGAAATCAGGCGGATCTGAATCCGGACAGAGCGGTAAAAAGTCCGGAGGAAGCAGAAAGAAATCGGGAGGCGGCAGCAAGGAAGAATAA
- a CDS encoding NfeD family protein yields the protein MRIVIASLLLVFGTLLLVAEDNFVPDRQSLSSIQYAREGSAPDIVRSTLLSGMLQVEDVEDEFEDLPDEPAPVVVDELDEDKRPTVSVITVQGSIGPTVSNYLSRGLETARERGDQMLIMELDTPGGLLNVTQDIVRMLLGSELPVAVYVSPEGANAGSAGTFITLAAHVAAMAPATSIGAASPVTMGGGEMDTVQQKKIFSYTESFIESVAERRDRNVEWAKSAVRDGASITSSEAVEINVVDFLAQDLDDLLDQMHDFEVNGHKLKTRDADVNRIDLNLAELFFGFIMRPEVLLILTLVSIYGILGEISNPGAIIPGVAGVIALILLLFGVAAMPINVAGFLLIGLALILFVMEAFTPTYGILLGSGAVAFFLGALMLFQDLPEDMRLSLAWLIPATIVTVMFFALVVYYGLRAQFGKTRSGVETMIGQKATAIEKIDQSRGRVSISGEIWNARSDTPIGKGEQCEVLEVQGLMLQVQPLNESIKQK from the coding sequence ATGCGAATTGTTATAGCCTCACTGTTGCTGGTTTTCGGTACGCTGCTGCTGGTGGCAGAAGATAACTTTGTTCCCGACAGGCAGAGTTTGTCGTCAATTCAGTATGCCAGAGAAGGTTCTGCACCTGATATTGTCAGAAGTACGCTTCTTTCCGGAATGCTTCAGGTTGAGGATGTGGAGGACGAATTTGAAGATTTGCCCGATGAACCCGCGCCCGTTGTTGTGGATGAACTGGATGAAGATAAGCGTCCGACTGTAAGTGTCATCACGGTTCAGGGATCTATTGGCCCGACAGTAAGCAACTACCTGTCCCGGGGACTTGAAACGGCCAGAGAGCGCGGAGACCAGATGCTGATCATGGAACTGGATACTCCCGGAGGTCTCCTCAATGTGACGCAGGATATCGTCAGAATGCTTCTGGGATCGGAGCTTCCTGTTGCCGTATATGTTTCACCGGAAGGGGCCAATGCCGGAAGTGCAGGTACGTTCATTACACTCGCAGCTCATGTAGCTGCCATGGCTCCTGCAACAAGTATCGGAGCAGCATCCCCCGTAACGATGGGAGGCGGAGAGATGGATACCGTCCAGCAAAAAAAGATTTTCAGCTATACCGAGAGTTTCATTGAAAGTGTAGCCGAGCGAAGGGATCGCAATGTCGAATGGGCGAAATCAGCTGTTCGCGACGGAGCATCAATTACAAGCTCGGAAGCGGTGGAAATCAATGTCGTGGATTTTCTTGCACAGGACCTCGATGATCTGCTCGATCAGATGCACGATTTTGAAGTTAACGGACACAAACTCAAAACACGTGACGCTGACGTAAACCGCATTGATCTGAATCTGGCCGAACTCTTTTTCGGTTTTATCATGAGACCGGAAGTCCTGCTGATCCTGACACTCGTCTCTATTTACGGTATCCTGGGTGAAATCAGCAACCCCGGTGCCATCATCCCCGGCGTTGCCGGTGTCATCGCTTTAATCCTGTTGCTTTTTGGTGTGGCAGCCATGCCTATCAATGTAGCCGGATTCCTGCTGATCGGCCTCGCCTTAATACTATTTGTGATGGAAGCTTTTACACCAACCTATGGCATTCTTCTGGGAAGCGGTGCCGTCGCGTTTTTCCTGGGCGCGTTAATGCTGTTTCAGGATTTGCCTGAGGACATGCGGTTGTCTCTTGCCTGGCTTATTCCTGCAACTATCGTCACCGTTATGTTTTTTGCACTTGTAGTTTATTACGGGCTGAGAGCCCAATTCGGGAAAACGCGTTCCGGCGTGGAAACCATGATTGGTCAGAAGGCAACCGCAATTGAAAAAATCGACCAATCACGCGGACGGGTTTCTATTTCCGGTGAAATATGGAACGCAAGAAGTGACACCCCCATCGGCAAGGGTGAACAGTGTGAAGTATTGGAAGTCCAGGGGTTGATGTTGCAGGTCCAACCCCTAAACGAATCTATAAAACAAAAATAG
- a CDS encoding DUF2459 domain-containing protein yields MSHIEEKSSISIILFLLMPAVALVLSACMGPVRELYPEDPDERPIPVYIVKVGWHAGLVVESEYLSDEFPDHDRMPEAERFKVGWGDDKYYPDPDASFGILLRAALWPTRSVLHVVGIDAPVEESFSGSEVITLHVSEEGMDEISKFIIDRFRRDDDGEVVYHSFGRYSNSAFFKATGRYYVPKTSNVWTARALRRAGIPITPMYGVTAGNVMRQARGVAADDKKME; encoded by the coding sequence TTGTCACATATCGAAGAAAAAAGCTCAATATCAATAATTCTGTTTTTGCTGATGCCGGCGGTTGCTTTGGTCTTGTCCGCCTGCATGGGACCGGTGCGTGAACTCTATCCGGAAGACCCTGATGAACGGCCCATTCCTGTATACATTGTCAAGGTGGGCTGGCATGCCGGACTTGTGGTCGAGTCGGAGTATCTGAGTGACGAGTTTCCCGATCATGACCGGATGCCGGAAGCGGAACGTTTTAAAGTGGGCTGGGGGGATGATAAATATTACCCTGATCCGGATGCGTCATTCGGCATTCTGCTTCGGGCAGCCCTCTGGCCGACACGGAGTGTTTTGCATGTCGTTGGTATTGATGCTCCGGTTGAGGAAAGCTTTTCCGGATCTGAGGTTATCACCCTTCATGTCTCGGAAGAAGGCATGGATGAAATCTCAAAGTTTATTATCGACCGTTTCCGGAGGGATGATGACGGAGAAGTGGTTTATCACAGTTTCGGCCGCTACAGCAACAGTGCATTTTTCAAGGCTACCGGAAGGTATTATGTCCCCAAAACATCCAATGTCTGGACAGCCAGGGCATTGCGGCGGGCCGGCATTCCGATCACTCCGATGTACGGAGTCACGGCCGGCAATGTGATGCGGCAGGCCAGGGGTGTTGCTGCTGATGACAAAAAAATGGAATAA
- a CDS encoding LLM class flavin-dependent oxidoreductase: MELGIYSFAENTPIAGSSQTRSPGQRMQDLLEEVELADQAGLDVFGIGEHHRSEYLASSPAVILSAAAAKTRNIRLTSAVTVLGSEDPVRVFQQFSTLDQISGGRAEIMAGRGSFIESFPLFGQDLENYDEIFSEKLQLLMKLRESERITWSGKHRPAINNRAVYPRSQQDLLPLWVAVGGSPQSAVRTGNLGLPMALAIIGGQPAQFAPFVQLHQQAAKEAGHPAPPVSINSHGFISEDSRQAKDYAFPAFKLTMDRIGRERGWPAMTREQFDASCTIYGANIVGSPSEVTDKILHQHELFGHHRFLMQLTVGSLPHKKVLRAIELFGSEVAPAVRKETSAAAGSTA, encoded by the coding sequence ATGGAACTTGGAATCTACTCTTTTGCCGAGAATACTCCGATTGCCGGAAGCAGCCAAACCAGAAGCCCCGGACAACGCATGCAGGACCTGCTTGAGGAGGTGGAACTGGCTGATCAGGCCGGGCTGGATGTTTTTGGCATTGGCGAACACCATCGCTCAGAATATCTTGCATCCTCCCCTGCGGTCATTCTTTCTGCAGCCGCCGCCAAAACACGGAATATCCGTCTGACCAGTGCCGTAACCGTGCTGGGCTCTGAAGATCCGGTCCGGGTGTTTCAGCAATTTTCGACACTTGACCAGATTTCAGGCGGGCGGGCCGAAATCATGGCCGGACGCGGTTCGTTCATTGAGTCCTTTCCGCTGTTCGGTCAGGATCTTGAAAATTACGACGAGATTTTTTCCGAGAAGCTTCAGCTTTTGATGAAACTGCGTGAGTCGGAGCGCATCACCTGGTCGGGAAAACACCGCCCGGCTATCAATAACAGGGCGGTATATCCGCGATCGCAACAGGACCTGCTGCCTCTCTGGGTTGCAGTCGGCGGTTCGCCGCAGTCTGCCGTTCGTACCGGCAACCTCGGACTACCGATGGCTCTTGCGATTATCGGCGGACAGCCGGCCCAGTTTGCGCCTTTCGTACAACTGCATCAGCAGGCGGCAAAAGAAGCGGGGCATCCTGCACCACCTGTGAGCATCAACTCTCACGGTTTTATCTCCGAGGATTCCCGTCAGGCGAAGGATTATGCCTTTCCGGCATTCAAGCTGACCATGGATCGGATCGGCCGGGAACGGGGCTGGCCGGCGATGACCCGTGAGCAGTTTGACGCATCATGCACCATATATGGCGCCAATATCGTCGGCAGTCCGTCAGAAGTCACAGACAAAATACTGCACCAGCATGAGTTGTTCGGTCATCACCGCTTTCTGATGCAATTGACGGTGGGCAGTCTCCCTCACAAAAAGGTACTCCGTGCCATCGAACTTTTCGGCAGCGAAGTGGCGCCGGCTGTCAGAAAAGAGACTTCCGCCGCAGCCGGTTCCACCGCCTGA